One window of the Xiphophorus couchianus chromosome 12, X_couchianus-1.0, whole genome shotgun sequence genome contains the following:
- the ulk1a gene encoding serine/threonine-protein kinase ULK1a isoform X1, giving the protein MFISMESVGKFEFNRKDLVGHGAFAVVFKGRHKEKRDWEVAVKCINKKNFSKSQALLGKEIKILKELRHENIVRLLDYQEMGGCIYLIMEYCNGGDLAEYLQTKGTLSEDTIRVFLQQIAKAMKVLQSKGILHRDLKPQNILLCHPEGRKSSSINTSIKIADFGFARHLQLNTMAATLCGSPMYMAPEVIMSQNYDAKADLWSIGTIVYQCLTGKAPFHASSPQELRLFYESNETLLPSIPKETSAYLRHLLLGLLKRNHKERMSFEEFFHHPFLESSLPAKTSGSPSSVISYTNTGSGSSSCSSSTSQLASPQHSDGELHLPTEDATGLQSKAKAPKGCRNPPSCAEDYVMVPAELSSVTHEYTSELEDGSPTEIFLTINGRCPLTRRGSEPLRRTPAHPSLLHSPNKPVSNPVALNGRKCSPSVPIPVPTQIHNYQRMARNLQPVNVTPLQCGRRRASCPGVVTNFPKLAKGGAKPEQSSPTAGMTPKTSEQIFPLSTRTGLLTGSPDAQVTASHKHVQPRKPNRTLTASNLQCLDQSPAFQNNISRKPAIKKGPFKRSLSTGRLSDMLLKAAFGANLFEEGCDRGFSWDNSTDTTAPPTGCYKVFQFSDSPPPAVFAMGSPPQGNLLSCSPTYFNSGWILNACPLQRGSRRKSETEAMDAIPESGLIFHPPELPEDTLMEQVHTDALSDLRFTLAFVTCVMELASSRGPAPEDFGSPDISFLEQSIVADQISLLSREWSYAEQLVLYMKAEEFLSSALHTAKENIKQGQLQTSSSVKQVIRKLNNLYKNCVTYCRSLNDRLQTFLLDKQKLMDRFNSLTAEKLIYGHTVHMIQSAALDEMFHHGAASVQRYNKALLLMEGLSRILTEQKDIDSIEKCKKCIERRLSALQT; this is encoded by the exons atgtttatatcCATGGAGTCTGTTGGGAAGTTTGAGTTCAACAGGAAGGACTTGGTTGGTCACGGTGCCTTTGCTGTTGTGTTCAAAGGCAGACATAAAGAG aaacGTGACTGGGAAGTTGCTGTAAAATGCATCAACAAGaaaaacttttccaaatcaCAGGCTTTGCTtggaaaagaaatcaaaatattaaag GAACTCAGACATGAGAATATTGTCAGACTACTTGATTATCAG GAGATGGGTGGATGTATTTATCTCATAATGGAG TACTGCAATGGAGGCGATCTGGCAGAGTATCTCCAAA CCAAAGGAACACTTAGTGAGGATACCATCCGGGTATTCCTGCAGCAGATTGCTAAGGCCATGAAAGTCCTGCAGAGCAAAGGCATCCTCCATAGAGACCTGAAGCCCCAGAATATTTTGCTCTGCCACCCAGAGGGGCGCAAGTCCAGCTCCATAAATACCAGCATTAAGATCG CTGATTTTGGATTTGCACGGCACCTGCAATTAAACACTATGGCTGCTACACTGTGTGGCTCTCCCATGTACATG GCTCCTGAGGTCATCATGTCCCAGAACTATGATGCCAAGGCCGATCTGTGGAGCATAGGCACTATTGTATACCAGTGTCTGACTGGGAAAGCTCCCTTTCAT GCCAGTTCGCCACAAGAGCTCCGTCTGTTCTATGAAAGCAACGAAACTCTGCTACCCAG CATCCCAAAGGAGACTTCAGCTTACCTAAGGCACCTGCTTCTGGGGCTTCTGAAGAGAAACCACAAGGAGCGGATGAGTTTTG AAGAGTTTTTCCACCATCCTTTCTTGGAGTCAAGTTTGCCGGCAAAAACAT CAGGTTCGCCTTCTTCTGTAATCTCCTACACCAACACTGGATCAGGCAGctcttcctgcagctcctccacatcTCAGCTCGCCTCGCCACAA CATTCCGATGGAGAGCTGCACCTGCCAACAGAGGACGCCACCGGCTTACAGAGCAAAGCAAAAGCACCTAAAGGCTGTAGAAACCCACCGTCATGTGCTGAAGATTATGTCATGGTGCCAGCTGAGCTGTCCAGTGTGACAC atgagtACACAAGTGAGCTGGAAGATGGGTCTCCCACTGAAATTTTCCTAACAATCAATGG GAGGTGTCCACTGACCAGGAGAGGTTCTGAACCCTTGAGAAGGACACCAGCACATCCTTCTCTTCTGCACTCTCCCAACAAGCCCGTTAG CAATCCAGTTGCATTAAATGGCCGCAAATGCAGCCCGTCTGTACCGATTCCCGTCCCAACTCAAATTCACAACTACCAGCGCATGGCGCGGAATCTGCAACCAGTCAATGTAACCCCGCTGCAGTGTGGACGGCGTCGAGCTTCGTGCCCAGGTGTTGTCACTAACTTCCCAAAACTGGCAAAAGGAGGAGCGAAGCCAGAACAGTCCTCCCCAACAG CTGGAATGACCCCAAAGACCTCTGAGCAAATTTTCCCGCTCAGCACAAGAACTGGACTGCTGACTGGTTCCCCCGATGCACAGGTCACTGCAAGCCACAAG caTGTTCAACCCAGAAAGCCAAACCGAACCTTGACAGCGTCAAACCTGCAATGCCTCGATCAATCTCCTGCTTTCCAGAACAACATCAGCAGGAAACCGGCCATTAAAAAGGGTCCCTTTAAAag GTCCCTCAGCACCGGCAGGCTTTCCGACATGCTGCTGAAAGCGGCCTTTGGAGCTAATCTGTTTGAAGAAGGATGCGATCGTGGCTTCAGCTGGGACAACAGCACTGATACAACAG CTCCACCTACTGGATGTTAtaaagtttttcagttttcagacaGCCCGCCTCCTGCAGTTTTTGCCATGGGTTCTCCACCACAGGGAAACCTGCTCTCAT GCTCTCCCACCTACTTTAACTCTGGTTGGATACTGAACGCTTGTCCTCTCCAACGAGGAAGCCGACGAAAAAGTGAGACTGAAGCAATGGATGCCATCCCAGAGAGCGGTCTGATTTTCCACCCTCCAGAGCTCCCTGAAGATACACTGATGGag CAGGTTCATACAGATGCTCTGAGTGATTTACGCTTCACTTTGGCTTTTGTCACCTGTGTTATGGAGTTGGCTTCCTCAAGAGGCCCAGCGCCGGAGGACTTTGGCAGTCCTGATATTTCCTTTTTAGAGCAGAGCATTGTGGCAGATCAGATCAGCCTTCTGAGCAGAGAGTGGAG CTATGCAGAGCAGTTGGTGTTGTACATGAAAGCTGAAGAGTTTCTGTCCTCTGCACTGCATACTgcaaaggaaaacataaaacaaggcCAACTCCAGACCTCTTCGTCAGTCAAACAAG tgATCAGGAAGCTCAACAACTTGTACAAGAACTGCGTGACCTATTGTCGCTCCCTGAACGATCGGCTTCAGACCTTCTTGCTTGACAAACAGAAGCTCATGGACCGCTTCAATAGCCTCACAGCAGAGAAGCTCATCTATGGCCACACTGTGCATATG ATTCAATCTGCTGCTTTGGATGAGATGTTCCACCACGGTGCAGCGTCGGTGCAGCGCTACAATAAAGCTCTTCTGCTGATGGAGGGTCTATCCCGAATCCTCACAGAGCAAAAGGACATTGACAGCATTGAAAAAT GTAAGAAGTGCATTGAGCGACGCCTTTCAGCTTTGCAAACATAA
- the ulk1a gene encoding serine/threonine-protein kinase ULK1a isoform X2 — protein MFISMESVGKFEFNRKDLVGHGAFAVVFKGRHKEKRDWEVAVKCINKKNFSKSQALLGKEIKILKELRHENIVRLLDYQEMGGCIYLIMEYCNGGDLAEYLQTKGTLSEDTIRVFLQQIAKAMKVLQSKGILHRDLKPQNILLCHPEGRKSSSINTSIKIADFGFARHLQLNTMAATLCGSPMYMAPEVIMSQNYDAKADLWSIGTIVYQCLTGKAPFHASSPQELRLFYESNETLLPSIPKETSAYLRHLLLGLLKRNHKERMSFEEFFHHPFLESSLPAKTCSPSSVISYTNTGSGSSSCSSSTSQLASPQHSDGELHLPTEDATGLQSKAKAPKGCRNPPSCAEDYVMVPAELSSVTHEYTSELEDGSPTEIFLTINGRCPLTRRGSEPLRRTPAHPSLLHSPNKPVSNPVALNGRKCSPSVPIPVPTQIHNYQRMARNLQPVNVTPLQCGRRRASCPGVVTNFPKLAKGGAKPEQSSPTAGMTPKTSEQIFPLSTRTGLLTGSPDAQVTASHKHVQPRKPNRTLTASNLQCLDQSPAFQNNISRKPAIKKGPFKRSLSTGRLSDMLLKAAFGANLFEEGCDRGFSWDNSTDTTAPPTGCYKVFQFSDSPPPAVFAMGSPPQGNLLSCSPTYFNSGWILNACPLQRGSRRKSETEAMDAIPESGLIFHPPELPEDTLMEQVHTDALSDLRFTLAFVTCVMELASSRGPAPEDFGSPDISFLEQSIVADQISLLSREWSYAEQLVLYMKAEEFLSSALHTAKENIKQGQLQTSSSVKQVIRKLNNLYKNCVTYCRSLNDRLQTFLLDKQKLMDRFNSLTAEKLIYGHTVHMIQSAALDEMFHHGAASVQRYNKALLLMEGLSRILTEQKDIDSIEKCKKCIERRLSALQT, from the exons atgtttatatcCATGGAGTCTGTTGGGAAGTTTGAGTTCAACAGGAAGGACTTGGTTGGTCACGGTGCCTTTGCTGTTGTGTTCAAAGGCAGACATAAAGAG aaacGTGACTGGGAAGTTGCTGTAAAATGCATCAACAAGaaaaacttttccaaatcaCAGGCTTTGCTtggaaaagaaatcaaaatattaaag GAACTCAGACATGAGAATATTGTCAGACTACTTGATTATCAG GAGATGGGTGGATGTATTTATCTCATAATGGAG TACTGCAATGGAGGCGATCTGGCAGAGTATCTCCAAA CCAAAGGAACACTTAGTGAGGATACCATCCGGGTATTCCTGCAGCAGATTGCTAAGGCCATGAAAGTCCTGCAGAGCAAAGGCATCCTCCATAGAGACCTGAAGCCCCAGAATATTTTGCTCTGCCACCCAGAGGGGCGCAAGTCCAGCTCCATAAATACCAGCATTAAGATCG CTGATTTTGGATTTGCACGGCACCTGCAATTAAACACTATGGCTGCTACACTGTGTGGCTCTCCCATGTACATG GCTCCTGAGGTCATCATGTCCCAGAACTATGATGCCAAGGCCGATCTGTGGAGCATAGGCACTATTGTATACCAGTGTCTGACTGGGAAAGCTCCCTTTCAT GCCAGTTCGCCACAAGAGCTCCGTCTGTTCTATGAAAGCAACGAAACTCTGCTACCCAG CATCCCAAAGGAGACTTCAGCTTACCTAAGGCACCTGCTTCTGGGGCTTCTGAAGAGAAACCACAAGGAGCGGATGAGTTTTG AAGAGTTTTTCCACCATCCTTTCTTGGAGTCAAGTTTGCCGGCAAAAACAT GTTCGCCTTCTTCTGTAATCTCCTACACCAACACTGGATCAGGCAGctcttcctgcagctcctccacatcTCAGCTCGCCTCGCCACAA CATTCCGATGGAGAGCTGCACCTGCCAACAGAGGACGCCACCGGCTTACAGAGCAAAGCAAAAGCACCTAAAGGCTGTAGAAACCCACCGTCATGTGCTGAAGATTATGTCATGGTGCCAGCTGAGCTGTCCAGTGTGACAC atgagtACACAAGTGAGCTGGAAGATGGGTCTCCCACTGAAATTTTCCTAACAATCAATGG GAGGTGTCCACTGACCAGGAGAGGTTCTGAACCCTTGAGAAGGACACCAGCACATCCTTCTCTTCTGCACTCTCCCAACAAGCCCGTTAG CAATCCAGTTGCATTAAATGGCCGCAAATGCAGCCCGTCTGTACCGATTCCCGTCCCAACTCAAATTCACAACTACCAGCGCATGGCGCGGAATCTGCAACCAGTCAATGTAACCCCGCTGCAGTGTGGACGGCGTCGAGCTTCGTGCCCAGGTGTTGTCACTAACTTCCCAAAACTGGCAAAAGGAGGAGCGAAGCCAGAACAGTCCTCCCCAACAG CTGGAATGACCCCAAAGACCTCTGAGCAAATTTTCCCGCTCAGCACAAGAACTGGACTGCTGACTGGTTCCCCCGATGCACAGGTCACTGCAAGCCACAAG caTGTTCAACCCAGAAAGCCAAACCGAACCTTGACAGCGTCAAACCTGCAATGCCTCGATCAATCTCCTGCTTTCCAGAACAACATCAGCAGGAAACCGGCCATTAAAAAGGGTCCCTTTAAAag GTCCCTCAGCACCGGCAGGCTTTCCGACATGCTGCTGAAAGCGGCCTTTGGAGCTAATCTGTTTGAAGAAGGATGCGATCGTGGCTTCAGCTGGGACAACAGCACTGATACAACAG CTCCACCTACTGGATGTTAtaaagtttttcagttttcagacaGCCCGCCTCCTGCAGTTTTTGCCATGGGTTCTCCACCACAGGGAAACCTGCTCTCAT GCTCTCCCACCTACTTTAACTCTGGTTGGATACTGAACGCTTGTCCTCTCCAACGAGGAAGCCGACGAAAAAGTGAGACTGAAGCAATGGATGCCATCCCAGAGAGCGGTCTGATTTTCCACCCTCCAGAGCTCCCTGAAGATACACTGATGGag CAGGTTCATACAGATGCTCTGAGTGATTTACGCTTCACTTTGGCTTTTGTCACCTGTGTTATGGAGTTGGCTTCCTCAAGAGGCCCAGCGCCGGAGGACTTTGGCAGTCCTGATATTTCCTTTTTAGAGCAGAGCATTGTGGCAGATCAGATCAGCCTTCTGAGCAGAGAGTGGAG CTATGCAGAGCAGTTGGTGTTGTACATGAAAGCTGAAGAGTTTCTGTCCTCTGCACTGCATACTgcaaaggaaaacataaaacaaggcCAACTCCAGACCTCTTCGTCAGTCAAACAAG tgATCAGGAAGCTCAACAACTTGTACAAGAACTGCGTGACCTATTGTCGCTCCCTGAACGATCGGCTTCAGACCTTCTTGCTTGACAAACAGAAGCTCATGGACCGCTTCAATAGCCTCACAGCAGAGAAGCTCATCTATGGCCACACTGTGCATATG ATTCAATCTGCTGCTTTGGATGAGATGTTCCACCACGGTGCAGCGTCGGTGCAGCGCTACAATAAAGCTCTTCTGCTGATGGAGGGTCTATCCCGAATCCTCACAGAGCAAAAGGACATTGACAGCATTGAAAAAT GTAAGAAGTGCATTGAGCGACGCCTTTCAGCTTTGCAAACATAA
- the ulk1a gene encoding serine/threonine-protein kinase ULK1a isoform X3, translating into MFISMESVGKFEFNRKDLVGHGAFAVVFKGRHKEKRDWEVAVKCINKKNFSKSQALLGKEIKILKELRHENIVRLLDYQEMGGCIYLIMEYCNGGDLAEYLQTKGTLSEDTIRVFLQQIAKAMKVLQSKGILHRDLKPQNILLCHPEGRKSSSINTSIKIADFGFARHLQLNTMAATLCGSPMYMAPEVIMSQNYDAKADLWSIGTIVYQCLTGKAPFHASSPQELRLFYESNETLLPSIPKETSAYLRHLLLGLLKRNHKERMSFEEFFHHPFLESSLPAKTSGSPSSVISYTNTGSGSSSCSSSTSQLASPQHSDGELHLPTEDATGLQSKAKAPKGCRNPPSCAEDYVMVPAELSSVTHEYTSELEDGSPTEIFLTINGRCPLTRRGSEPLRRTPAHPSLLHSPNKPVSNPVALNGRKCSPSVPIPVPTQIHNYQRMARNLQPVNVTPLQCGRRRASCPGVVTNFPKLAKGGAKPEQSSPTAGMTPKTSEQIFPLSTRTGLLTGSPDAQVTASHKHVQPRKPNRTLTASNLQCLDQSPAFQNNISRKPAIKKGPFKRSLSTGRLSDMLLKAAFGANLFEEGCDRGFSWDNSTDTTAPPTGCYKVFQFSDSPPPAVFAMGSPPQGNLLSCSPTYFNSGWILNACPLQRGSRRKSETEAMDAIPESGLIFHPPELPEDTLMEVHTDALSDLRFTLAFVTCVMELASSRGPAPEDFGSPDISFLEQSIVADQISLLSREWSYAEQLVLYMKAEEFLSSALHTAKENIKQGQLQTSSSVKQVIRKLNNLYKNCVTYCRSLNDRLQTFLLDKQKLMDRFNSLTAEKLIYGHTVHMIQSAALDEMFHHGAASVQRYNKALLLMEGLSRILTEQKDIDSIEKCKKCIERRLSALQT; encoded by the exons atgtttatatcCATGGAGTCTGTTGGGAAGTTTGAGTTCAACAGGAAGGACTTGGTTGGTCACGGTGCCTTTGCTGTTGTGTTCAAAGGCAGACATAAAGAG aaacGTGACTGGGAAGTTGCTGTAAAATGCATCAACAAGaaaaacttttccaaatcaCAGGCTTTGCTtggaaaagaaatcaaaatattaaag GAACTCAGACATGAGAATATTGTCAGACTACTTGATTATCAG GAGATGGGTGGATGTATTTATCTCATAATGGAG TACTGCAATGGAGGCGATCTGGCAGAGTATCTCCAAA CCAAAGGAACACTTAGTGAGGATACCATCCGGGTATTCCTGCAGCAGATTGCTAAGGCCATGAAAGTCCTGCAGAGCAAAGGCATCCTCCATAGAGACCTGAAGCCCCAGAATATTTTGCTCTGCCACCCAGAGGGGCGCAAGTCCAGCTCCATAAATACCAGCATTAAGATCG CTGATTTTGGATTTGCACGGCACCTGCAATTAAACACTATGGCTGCTACACTGTGTGGCTCTCCCATGTACATG GCTCCTGAGGTCATCATGTCCCAGAACTATGATGCCAAGGCCGATCTGTGGAGCATAGGCACTATTGTATACCAGTGTCTGACTGGGAAAGCTCCCTTTCAT GCCAGTTCGCCACAAGAGCTCCGTCTGTTCTATGAAAGCAACGAAACTCTGCTACCCAG CATCCCAAAGGAGACTTCAGCTTACCTAAGGCACCTGCTTCTGGGGCTTCTGAAGAGAAACCACAAGGAGCGGATGAGTTTTG AAGAGTTTTTCCACCATCCTTTCTTGGAGTCAAGTTTGCCGGCAAAAACAT CAGGTTCGCCTTCTTCTGTAATCTCCTACACCAACACTGGATCAGGCAGctcttcctgcagctcctccacatcTCAGCTCGCCTCGCCACAA CATTCCGATGGAGAGCTGCACCTGCCAACAGAGGACGCCACCGGCTTACAGAGCAAAGCAAAAGCACCTAAAGGCTGTAGAAACCCACCGTCATGTGCTGAAGATTATGTCATGGTGCCAGCTGAGCTGTCCAGTGTGACAC atgagtACACAAGTGAGCTGGAAGATGGGTCTCCCACTGAAATTTTCCTAACAATCAATGG GAGGTGTCCACTGACCAGGAGAGGTTCTGAACCCTTGAGAAGGACACCAGCACATCCTTCTCTTCTGCACTCTCCCAACAAGCCCGTTAG CAATCCAGTTGCATTAAATGGCCGCAAATGCAGCCCGTCTGTACCGATTCCCGTCCCAACTCAAATTCACAACTACCAGCGCATGGCGCGGAATCTGCAACCAGTCAATGTAACCCCGCTGCAGTGTGGACGGCGTCGAGCTTCGTGCCCAGGTGTTGTCACTAACTTCCCAAAACTGGCAAAAGGAGGAGCGAAGCCAGAACAGTCCTCCCCAACAG CTGGAATGACCCCAAAGACCTCTGAGCAAATTTTCCCGCTCAGCACAAGAACTGGACTGCTGACTGGTTCCCCCGATGCACAGGTCACTGCAAGCCACAAG caTGTTCAACCCAGAAAGCCAAACCGAACCTTGACAGCGTCAAACCTGCAATGCCTCGATCAATCTCCTGCTTTCCAGAACAACATCAGCAGGAAACCGGCCATTAAAAAGGGTCCCTTTAAAag GTCCCTCAGCACCGGCAGGCTTTCCGACATGCTGCTGAAAGCGGCCTTTGGAGCTAATCTGTTTGAAGAAGGATGCGATCGTGGCTTCAGCTGGGACAACAGCACTGATACAACAG CTCCACCTACTGGATGTTAtaaagtttttcagttttcagacaGCCCGCCTCCTGCAGTTTTTGCCATGGGTTCTCCACCACAGGGAAACCTGCTCTCAT GCTCTCCCACCTACTTTAACTCTGGTTGGATACTGAACGCTTGTCCTCTCCAACGAGGAAGCCGACGAAAAAGTGAGACTGAAGCAATGGATGCCATCCCAGAGAGCGGTCTGATTTTCCACCCTCCAGAGCTCCCTGAAGATACACTGATGGag GTTCATACAGATGCTCTGAGTGATTTACGCTTCACTTTGGCTTTTGTCACCTGTGTTATGGAGTTGGCTTCCTCAAGAGGCCCAGCGCCGGAGGACTTTGGCAGTCCTGATATTTCCTTTTTAGAGCAGAGCATTGTGGCAGATCAGATCAGCCTTCTGAGCAGAGAGTGGAG CTATGCAGAGCAGTTGGTGTTGTACATGAAAGCTGAAGAGTTTCTGTCCTCTGCACTGCATACTgcaaaggaaaacataaaacaaggcCAACTCCAGACCTCTTCGTCAGTCAAACAAG tgATCAGGAAGCTCAACAACTTGTACAAGAACTGCGTGACCTATTGTCGCTCCCTGAACGATCGGCTTCAGACCTTCTTGCTTGACAAACAGAAGCTCATGGACCGCTTCAATAGCCTCACAGCAGAGAAGCTCATCTATGGCCACACTGTGCATATG ATTCAATCTGCTGCTTTGGATGAGATGTTCCACCACGGTGCAGCGTCGGTGCAGCGCTACAATAAAGCTCTTCTGCTGATGGAGGGTCTATCCCGAATCCTCACAGAGCAAAAGGACATTGACAGCATTGAAAAAT GTAAGAAGTGCATTGAGCGACGCCTTTCAGCTTTGCAAACATAA